A region of Lycium barbarum isolate Lr01 chromosome 1, ASM1917538v2, whole genome shotgun sequence DNA encodes the following proteins:
- the LOC132614376 gene encoding uncharacterized protein LOC132614376: protein MGDTSKLHPTTIVTNIKSCIPIVLDYEGSQYNNWATLFKLHCRANLVIDYILPPASPTVPPSATAAEKLAAKALWELLDDIVRQWIYGTISNGLLNTIIHQEDIVAEAWYRLVHLFQDNKTARALALDAKFTNTKLVDFPNVKAYCTRLKVLADNLANVGHKVSDERLVLRLLRGLSEEYKTFRTTVQHRTPLPSFDVVRSMLKLEEDSYAEDAIHDSDSNAALVSHNVTPQNFSGNGQPTNSANNFNNRGNSQTRGKRNNRGRSGGNRNNRGGSDNGQSSGGGSRTNAQAYQPVAA from the coding sequence ATGGGTGACACCTCCAAGTTGCATCCTACGACTATCGTCACCAATATCAAATCATGCATCCCTATTGTGCTTGACTACGAAGGAAGCCAATACAATAACTGGGCTACCCTCTTCAAGCTCCATTGTCGTGCAAACTTGGTCATTGACTACATCCTACCTCCTGCCTCCCCTACCGTGCCACCATCGGCAACTGCAGCCGAAAAACTTGCTGCTAAGGCCCTATGGGAACTGCTGGATGACATTGTTCGGCAATGGATATATGGTACGATATCGAATGGTCTTCTCAACACGATCATTCATCAAGAGGACATCGTAGCCGAAGCTTGGTACCGTCTTGTTCATCTCTTTCAGGACAACAAAACAGCTAGGGCTCTTGCTCTTGATGCAAAATTCACCAACACAAAATTGGTGGATTTTCCGAATGTGAAAGCATACTGTACCAGGCTGAAAGTTCTTGCAGACAATCTCGCCAACGTCGGTCACAAAGTTTCCGACGAACGACTTGTGCTTCGTCTTCTACGAGGATTGTCGGAGGAATATAAAACTTTTCGCACGACGGTGCAGCACCGTACTCCTCTCCCATCTTTTGACGTTGTCCGGTCGATGCTTAAGCTTGAGGAGGATAGCTATGCCGAGGACGCCATTCACGACTCCGACTCGAATGCTGCTCTTGTTTCCCACAATGTTACTCCTCAGAATTTCTCAGGAAATGGACAGCCCACTAACTCTGCAAATAATTTCAACAATCGTGGAAATTCGCAGACTCGTGGAAAGAGAAATAACCGCGGTCGCAGCGGCGGCAACCGCAACAACCGCGGTGGCAGCGACAATGGACAAAGCAGCGGCGGGGGCAGCCGCACTAATGCACAGGCATACCAGCCCGTCGCGGCATAG
- the LOC132604105 gene encoding RING-H2 finger protein ATL74-like has translation MESYYHTHRLLPDSHPLPQSSNESNSFHGYSKEASFDTNMIIILAALLCALICALGLNSIVRCALRCSRRFSFESVDARVERLAATGLKKSTLRQIPVAVYGSGIHILATDCPICLGEFIDGEKVRVLPICHHGFHVRCIDIWLASHSSCPTCRQSLLEQPVGDVEAGLRQQPGNSSAEEVG, from the coding sequence ATGGAATCTTATTATCATACTCATCGTCTACTTCCAGATTCACATCCTTTGCCACAATCTAGCAATGAAAGCAATTCATTTCATGGTTACTCCAAAGAAGCAAGTTTCGACACCAACATGATAATTATCCTAGCAGCTTTACTCTGTGCATTAATATGTGCACTTGGTCTAAATTCAATTGTGAGGTGTGCCTTAAGATGTAGCAGGAGATTTTCTTTCGAGTCAGTAGACGCGAGGGTCGAACGCCTAGCTGCAACGGGGCTGAAAAAGAGCACGTTGAGACAGATTCCGGTAGCTGTGTATGGATCAGGTATTCATATTCTCGCGACGGATTGTCCTATTTGTCTTGGTGAATTTATTGATGGTGAGAAAGTGAGAGTATTGCCTATATGTCATCATGGTTTTCATGTTAGGTGTATTGATATTTGGTTGGCTTCACACTCTTCTTGCCCAACTTGTAGACAATCATTGCTTGAACAACCTGTAGGGGATGTTGAAGCTGGATTGAGACAACAACCTGGAAATTCATCTGCAGAGGAAGTTGGTTAA